Part of the Mya arenaria isolate MELC-2E11 chromosome 8, ASM2691426v1 genome, GTAACGGATCATAGCGACCAGTCTGAAACAGAGAGATGTGTGTGAACGTTGTAGCGTAACCGATCATAGCGACCAGTCTGAAACAGAGAGATGTGTGTGAACGTTGTAGCGTAACGGATCATAGCGACCAGTCTGAAACAGAGAGATGTGTGTGAACGTTGTAGCGTAACGGAACATAGCGACCAGTCTGAAACAGAGAAATGTGTGTGAGCGTTGTAGCGTAATGGAACATAGCGACCAGTCTGAAACAGAGAGATGTGTGTGAGCGTTGTAGCGTAACGGATCATAGAGACCAGTCTGAAACAGAGAGATGTGTGTGAGCGTTGTAGCGTAACGGATCATAGCGACCAGTCTGAAACAGAGAGATGTGTGTGAGCGTTGTAGCGTAACGGAACATAGCGACCAGTCTGAAACAGAGAAATGTGTGTGAGCGTTGTAGCGTAATGGAACATAGCGACCAGTCTGAAACAGAGAAATGTGTGTGAACGTTGTAGCATAACGGAACATAGCGACCAGTCTGAAACAGAGaaatgtgtgtgtgtaaatGTAAAAGTGTAacgaaatatgatatttataaaggACCTTGGACATTATCTATATGGGTTTGCTTAGGAAATTTAgagcatgtacatgtatatgcattttttttttttaaagttaccTTATATATTCAAGGCTATGTTTCCCACctgtttatgttattttctgcATCCATGAACAATTACCTctcattttttattgataaaaacacaCGGTTGcatgtttcataatttattaaatagatGACATAGTTTTGAAGGAATAACCACATTAcggtattcattaaacatttcatttataaacataggtttatgttataaaacacgaatttaaattaatttggtCATGCATACTATTTGAGGGACCATTCAAGTTTTTTAGGGTCAGTCATCGACAAATATAATTTAGcgtaaaatgtgaacaaaatgtttttaaccattatcaaacataatcaaaagttgaaaatgaaaactCTGTAACAGAAAATGctcttttttgccaaaatagcgatgcttttgaaaattgaatagtTTTTGGCTTAAATTATCACCATTCTGTTCAAATGAGTACCTGCCAGCTGCTGTTTGGTGTTCTTTTggtattacatatataaaaccAACCTTATAGTCATGAATGTTTTTTAGAtgtaaaatagttatttttaggAATATAAAACAATGGATCACATGCagaacaagagggccatgatggccctaaaatgCTCACCCAAGCAAtgggccacaactctgtgataaagcattaataaaaatgttgtaatttagacatctttactgatgacaatgccttgttttatattttttcaaagcaaaacagaaagtcAGCCATTTTAATGTTGctgttgatcaatctcaatgccttgttgtatttttgtagagggtcatgcaatgaagcttcctgtaaagtttcagtgaatttggcctggtagtttcagagatgttttttaaagcaaaacaggaagatGGCCAGATTGTTGTTCTTGTTGATCAATtgcgaccccttgttgtatttttgtagtaggttacccaaggaagcttaatgtaaagtttcattgaatttggactggtagttttagaggagatgtttttttaaagcaaaacaggaagttggccattttgttcttgttgttgttgatcaatcatgaccccttattatatatttgtagagggtcacccaaggaagcttcctgtaaagtttcattgaatttggaccgGTAGTTTCAGACgagatgtttttaaaagcaaaacaggaagtcagccatttcattgttgttgctgctgttgttgtttttgttgttgatcaatcatgaccccttattatatatttgtagagggtcacccaaggaagcttcctgtaaagtttcattgaatttggactggtagtttcagacgagatgttttttaaagcaaaacaggaagtcagccatttcattgttgttgctgctgttgttgtttttgttgttgatcaatcatgaccccttatTATATATtcgtagagggtcacccaaggaagcttcctgtaaagtttcattgaatttggactggtagtttcagacgagatgttttttaaagcaaaacagaaagtcagccattttgttcttgttgttgttcatCAATTGTAAcctcttgttgtatttttgtagagggacacccaaggaagcttcatGTAAAGTCTTATttaatttggactggtagttttagaggagatgatttttttaaagcaaaaaaggaagttggccattttgtttatgttgttgttgttgttgattaatcgtgaccccttgttgtatatttgaagagggtcacccaaggaagcttcctgtgaagtttcattgaatttggagtggtagtgtcagaggagatgtttttttaaagcaaaacagaaagtcagccattttgttcttgttgttgttcatCAATTGTAAcctcttgttgtatttttgtagagggacacccaaggaagcttcatGTAAAGTCTAATttaatttggactggtagttttagaggagatgatttttttaaagcaaaaaaggaagttggccattttgtttatgttgttgttgttgttgttgattaatcgtgaccccttgttgtatatttgaagagggtcacccaaggaagcttcctgtgaagtttcattgaatttggagtggtagtgtcagaggagatgtttttttaaagcaaaacaggaagtcagccattttgttgttgcttttgttgttgttgtcgatCAATCATAACCCCTTGTGGTATATTTGTAGAGGGTAACCCAAGGAaccttcctgtaaagtttcattgaatttggagtggtagtgtCAAGGGAGAagtattttaaagcaaaacaggaaggcagccattttgttcttgttgttgttaatcaatcataaccccttgttgtattttttgtaaagggacacccaaggaagtgtcttgtgaagtttcattgaatttggccatgttgtttcagaggagatgttttttaagcaattgtggACGGatagacggacggacagacggacaacggACAAAGAcagatcacaatagctcacctcgagcactttgtgctctggtgagctaaaaaagcAAGCCTCATCTGATAGTATTACTCAGAAcaatttaaacttgatttttataaatgcaGCATATATTGCCTTTAAAAAAAGAGAGCTGAATATGTCAATGCCCGGTTGCATAGGGAACAACTCATCAATTGAAGCCTCACTGAGTGATGACACTTGCTATACTTAGAAATTACAGACTTCTAGTTTGAGTGTAATACTTTGAACTACCTAACTgtgaaaacaaacatacttaagctgaacttatttttaataatctTTCTTAAGAGTTACCTTAACATTGAGCACGGAAGTCAGGTCTCGCAGTTTGTAGAATTTGCCCTGGTCTCCTGGAGTGTACATCAGTCGCTTCCCTTTGTAAGTCCCATCTGTGTCACCCACTATAATGGCAAAATGTAACACTTGAACATTTTCAGCACATGTCAGAAAGGAATTGTGTTTTCTCTAAAAGCAGTCAGATCAATCAACAGGCCTTCCAGCAGCcactaacaaaaaagtaggaaaaaagtAGGAGGTTTTCCGACAAAAATGAAGGAAatagtaggaatattttttacaaaaaagtaggaaaagtaggaaatatttttggttaaatatgatgtaattattaatagctattaacttaactaggagatgtttttaatgcaaaatcataccattctatatgccacattgaatattttagtgaatgatgCTTGGTCGGTTTCTGTTGCTGAACTGTGTGGGTGAAAAGATGATGCACGTCAAAGTGGAACATGTTGCCACACCTTTCAACAACAGAAAGCAGccagtttgatattttttgttcattttctgcaaTTAAAACTAGCACAAAgatcaaactttaatatttttgcggactttattttcaaaaaagtaggaatagtaggagttttttagaaaaaagtaggaagctgttaaaaaagtaggaaaaggtAGGAACGCTGGAAGGCCTGAATCAATGAATAATTCTGATGGTATCTCTAGCTACTTCAATATTTATCGATTAAATCTCTGACCTAATACTGATGCACAGACttgaacattttatcaaaagaTGCAAATCTAATGTCTTCTTTAAAAGAATGGCATTACTTAATCTATAAGAGTAAATCTTTGCATTATAATGGAATGTCCTACAAAGTAGGAAGCGTACCCTGCTCGTCCATTCTAATGCCTGCATGTATACGAGCATCATATTTGTCTGGATTCAATTTGCCAACAAACTTCACAATGCCTGTGTAGTTTATGGGCTTGAgcactgaaaaacaaaaaagttatacCCTGTAATTCTGTCAAGCTATCTGCAGGATATGAAGTATAGATGAAAGAACAGTGACAATATTTTAGACACTCCAGTTTTCTCATTTGTCCAAGGCGTATGACTCTAAAATTGTTATAACCAGGGTGATGGACATAATGCTAGACACATATCTCTAGATATGTCATTTATAACATGCCCAATATCTTCAGTGTTTTTTTCCCACTTTTAAGGGAATGGTGATGGCTCCCTTTAATAGGGGAAAAATAACTTTGTTCTGGCAAAAAGGGGAAACATACTAATATGATTCATATAgtgttaaacttgtttttaaacctttttattcaacaaaactatcaaaatattcataaatggctACACTTGCTAAATTTTTAGtgttaaaaagaataaataactttttgatAGAGGGTATTTGAAGGGggaaaatatactttttcagGAGGGGATTGGAGCCAAATTTTGACCTTAAAAGCTGAAATTTAGTTGTTTATAGGTAAAAGAGCAGTTTTTGTACAATGCCCAAGTCAACAATGACACCAGGGCCATACTTATACCATAATCATTTGTCTTAAAGATAGGTTTAAAAAATAgtcttcaaataaaacaaagtgcaGCAATCACCTCTTTTCTTGCCATATTTTGGAGGTTTCTGTGGACAGCTGATCAGCACTCTGTCACCAACATTTACAACTTCTGCCATAAGAACGTCCCTGTCACGAGCATTCATACTCCGAAGTGTTGCCTCACTGTCTGCAGTTAACTCATCCTCACAATCAGAATCAGACGAGCTAATTGACTCGACCTCTGTAGTTGTGGTAGTAGAATGCAGTCTGATATGCCCATTCTGTCTAGCATTAGTTGAGTTAACAGTGGTGCCCGACCTTTCACTCGAAGACACGGAATCGTCCATACCTATGAGGTTATAATCCATGGTGGGTTTTATTTTCGGACTTGAGCTACTCTGATGTTTATTACTAGGGTCTGTTTTGTTGGACACATGATTGTACCTTGGACTTTCTAAACGATCATAATCAAACGATTTCCTAGGTAACGGTTTTGTGTACACTTTATGTGCCTCCCGGAATGAGGAGGTCTTATGCACCGTTACCGGCGTTTTTCTTCCAGAAGTAGGAGCAGCAGACACCGGTCTTTTACGTTTGTCTGTTCCATCATTTTCCACAATCACAGAATGCATAAATCTATGGTGACTGTTCCCGTTCTGCATGTTGCCATTGACGACCACTTGGTTACCGTCTGCATCGTACCCATATGGTTGGTGGTTGACGTTGATGTCACGGTGGTGGGCAGATCTGTGCCCTGGTGTGGAGCTCCGATATTGACCCGGTGGTGCTGACACGGAGCGGAAATCACCATCAGGAGTTGACACACCAATAGATCTGTAGAAATACATGATCACATATTAATGGGGATCAATTTGTCAAGGCTTTCATATAGAGGATCATAGTGTGTTTTAGTGTAATATCATCTTTTTCATGAGTGGCTTTGccatgagtgaaatatttactctttgtgttcacaaggtgaaatatattgtgatcttcaagtaaaacaaacaattttctttttttattatatgtctaAACCCGATATAAAATcgcaataaattgttttttagaAAAGCATGCCAAATTGTACGCGtatatttttggaaattaaGTCATTGAAATTGTGACACAGCCCTTTGCGTGCTGACAGTTGATTTGGAAGTGAGAGTGGGCTAcgatttaaaacagtgaaacatattaaatggtTATTTTGCTGTtagaaacagtgaaatatcgaTCTTATTTCTCTGATGGATCTCTATAAATCACTGGATAACATAAAGCATATAAATGCAGAACTTTTTTCACTGATTTTGGATAACCACATTGGTCATTTTAGTCAATAAAgttgatataaacattgatatgtAAAGCACATTGTAAAGCATTTGCATGACAAAATAAGGTGACCAAAAGTTACATTAATGGCATTAGTATTTTGTGAATGTACATCTACCATTTATACAATCATGaatgaagtgttttatttatagcATTTATGGATATGATAACTTTCCCATATCATAGTTCTTTCAAAGAACAGCTGCTCGTCCAAGTCAAGATAACACTGCCATCCCTACCTGGACCCTGCTAGCGAAGGTATCTCTGTGCCGCTCAGTCGATCCAGTATATGCTGAATCCTCTGGACCTGCTCATCGTCCAATGTGTCATTCAACACACTGATAATCTCCTGGAATATCACAGgaacaatgcatcagacactagtacacttcatggaatatcacatgaacaatgcatcagacactagtacacttcattgaatgtcacacaaacaatgcatcagacactagtacacttcatggaatatcacacaaacaatgcatcagacactagtacacttcattgaatgtcacacaaacaatgcatcagacactagtacacttcattgaatgtcacacaaacaatgcatcagacaccagtacacttcatggaatatcacacaaacaatgcatcagacaccagtacacttcatggaatatcacatgaacaatgcatcagacaccagtacacttcatggaatatcacacaaacaatgcatcagacaccagtacacttcatggaatatcacacaaacaatgcatcagacaccagtacacttcatggaatatcacacgaacaat contains:
- the LOC128245077 gene encoding uncharacterized protein LOC128245077 isoform X2, encoding MATPPHRRERSRSVSHINIDLEALNNGRRPSSLPLSPMTPPSARARYARRGSVADVWKSTMGAIMEKEKLELKSRITELEDYQSKYEHEQRENQILQNRLQDLMAGQSDATKSLMRTSETLDRLRLDHKKKVEQIEKMQRDLGFKDDRIRNLEIRASEVEKAELILETTKQNLESCQNQVKVRDAEIKRLHQEVDDLNRQIDADNKRIEEMEEKMEDMKVQVRHEIMKNENIEKNLETIPRLKDTIKECEDEIGNFKKHINDKNALLAAARKTVREYKDTIRQTEHDVSQTQLLKDDLAVSQYEVQSLKHLMCGKDYLVTQRTKALDLSKEIISVLNDTLDDEQVQRIQHILDRLSGTEIPSLAGSRSIGVSTPDGDFRSVSAPPGQYRSSTPGHRSAHHRDINVNHQPYGYDADGNQVVVNGNMQNGNSHHRFMHSVIVENDGTDKRKRPVSAAPTSGRKTPVTVHKTSSFREAHKVYTKPLPRKSFDYDRLESPRYNHVSNKTDPSNKHQSSSSPKIKPTMDYNLIGMDDSVSSSERSGTTVNSTNARQNGHIRLHSTTTTTEVESISSSDSDCEDELTADSEATLRSMNARDRDVLMAEVVNVGDRVLISCPQKPPKYGKKRVLKPINYTGIVKFVGKLNPDKYDARIHAGIRMDEQVGDTDGTYKGKRLMYTPGDQGKFYKLRDLTSVLNVKTGRYVPMKRLIGCHLHRKVKEHQRDAH
- the LOC128245077 gene encoding uncharacterized protein LOC128245077 isoform X3; translation: MMSDKWKKALHAVEKTSGSVGPRKRYGSQSSLDKNFSKYVECLEADQEMWEKEKLELKSRITELEDYQSKYEHEQRENQILQNRLQDLMAGQSDATKSLMRTSETLDRLRLDHKKKVEQIEKMQRDLGFKDDRIRNLEIRASEVEKAELILETTKQNLESCQNQVKVRDAEIKRLHQEVDDLNRQIDADNKRIEEMEEKMEDMKVQVRHEIMKNENIEKNLETIPRLKDTIKECEDEIGNFKKHINDKNALLAAARKTVREYKDTIRQTEHDVSQTQLLKDDLAVSQYEVQSLKHLMCGKDYLVTQRTKALDLSKEIISVLNDTLDDEQVQRIQHILDRLSGTEIPSLAGSRSIGVSTPDGDFRSVSAPPGQYRSSTPGHRSAHHRDINVNHQPYGYDADGNQVVVNGNMQNGNSHHRFMHSVIVENDGTDKRKRPVSAAPTSGRKTPVTVHKTSSFREAHKVYTKPLPRKSFDYDRLESPRYNHVSNKTDPSNKHQSSSSPKIKPTMDYNLIGMDDSVSSSERSGTTVNSTNARQNGHIRLHSTTTTTEVESISSSDSDCEDELTADSEATLRSMNARDRDVLMAEVVNVGDRVLISCPQKPPKYGKKRVLKPINYTGIVKFVGKLNPDKYDARIHAGIRMDEQVGDTDGTYKGKRLMYTPGDQGKFYKLRDLTSVLNVKTGRYVPMKRLIGCHLHRKVKEHQRDAH
- the LOC128245077 gene encoding uncharacterized protein LOC128245077 isoform X5; amino-acid sequence: MEMIEIKWEKEKLELKSRITELEDYQSKYEHEQRENQILQNRLQDLMAGQSDATKSLMRTSETLDRLRLDHKKKVEQIEKMQRDLGFKDDRIRNLEIRASEVEKAELILETTKQNLESCQNQVKVRDAEIKRLHQEVDDLNRQIDADNKRIEEMEEKMEDMKVQVRHEIMKNENIEKNLETIPRLKDTIKECEDEIGNFKKHINDKNALLAAARKTVREYKDTIRQTEHDVSQTQLLKDDLAVSQYEVQSLKHLMCGKDYLVTQRTKALDLSKEIISVLNDTLDDEQVQRIQHILDRLSGTEIPSLAGSRSIGVSTPDGDFRSVSAPPGQYRSSTPGHRSAHHRDINVNHQPYGYDADGNQVVVNGNMQNGNSHHRFMHSVIVENDGTDKRKRPVSAAPTSGRKTPVTVHKTSSFREAHKVYTKPLPRKSFDYDRLESPRYNHVSNKTDPSNKHQSSSSPKIKPTMDYNLIGMDDSVSSSERSGTTVNSTNARQNGHIRLHSTTTTTEVESISSSDSDCEDELTADSEATLRSMNARDRDVLMAEVVNVGDRVLISCPQKPPKYGKKRVLKPINYTGIVKFVGKLNPDKYDARIHAGIRMDEQVGDTDGTYKGKRLMYTPGDQGKFYKLRDLTSVLNVKTGRYVPMKRLIGCHLHRKVKEHQRDAH
- the LOC128245077 gene encoding uncharacterized protein LOC128245077 isoform X4, with product MSHKDTDGHVVHGGHGLHGGHVSHISHEHSDMSEHETTDEEIWEKEKLELKSRITELEDYQSKYEHEQRENQILQNRLQDLMAGQSDATKSLMRTSETLDRLRLDHKKKVEQIEKMQRDLGFKDDRIRNLEIRASEVEKAELILETTKQNLESCQNQVKVRDAEIKRLHQEVDDLNRQIDADNKRIEEMEEKMEDMKVQVRHEIMKNENIEKNLETIPRLKDTIKECEDEIGNFKKHINDKNALLAAARKTVREYKDTIRQTEHDVSQTQLLKDDLAVSQYEVQSLKHLMCGKDYLVTQRTKALDLSKEIISVLNDTLDDEQVQRIQHILDRLSGTEIPSLAGSRSIGVSTPDGDFRSVSAPPGQYRSSTPGHRSAHHRDINVNHQPYGYDADGNQVVVNGNMQNGNSHHRFMHSVIVENDGTDKRKRPVSAAPTSGRKTPVTVHKTSSFREAHKVYTKPLPRKSFDYDRLESPRYNHVSNKTDPSNKHQSSSSPKIKPTMDYNLIGMDDSVSSSERSGTTVNSTNARQNGHIRLHSTTTTTEVESISSSDSDCEDELTADSEATLRSMNARDRDVLMAEVVNVGDRVLISCPQKPPKYGKKRVLKPINYTGIVKFVGKLNPDKYDARIHAGIRMDEQVGDTDGTYKGKRLMYTPGDQGKFYKLRDLTSVLNVKTGRYVPMKRLIGCHLHRKVKEHQRDAH